AGGGCGCGGACCTCACCGGGGCGACGCTGACGGACGTGGATCTGCGGTCCGCGGCGGAGCTGGACATCGCACGGGGCGTGGACCGGCTGGCGGGCGCGGTCATCGGCACGGCCCAGCTGCTGGACCTGGCACCGGTACTGGCCGCCGCACTGGGCGTCCGGGTGGAAGGTCCCTAGGAGACGCGGGGGAAGCGGGCCTGGAGGGTCCAGATCGCCGGGTTCTCGGCGAGGTCGTCGTGCAGGTCGGTCAGGTCGGCCAGCAGGTCGTGCAGGAAGTCACGGGCCTCGCGGCGCAGCGCGGTGAACGAGAAGGTCAGCGGCTCCTCCTCGCGCCGCATCCAGTCGGCCTCGATGTCCACCCAGCCGAAGCGGCGCTCGAAGAGCATGCGGTCGGTCGACTCGGTGAAGTCCAGCTCCGCCTGCTGGGGCCGGGAGGCCCGGCTGCCGAGCGGGTCGCGGTCGAGCTGCTCGACGATGTCGCACAACGCCCAGGCGAAGTCGAGCACCGGCACCCATCCCCACGCCGTGGACACCTCGCGGTCCGCCTTGGTGTCGGCGAGGTAGACGTCCCCGCAGAAAAGGTCGTGCCGCAGCGCACGGACGTCCGCGCGGCGGTAGTCGGTCTGCGGCGGATCGGGAAAGCGGTTGGACAGGGCATAACCAATGTCGAGCACGTAGAAGATGGTGCCACGCCCCCCAGCCCCCGAACGCCGGTGATGTTTCAGGGCCACGGGGAACGGCGCCCCCGCCCCCCACCGGCGGGGCGCAGCCCCGGGAACGCGGGGAGCTGTAAAGGGGCGCGGGGAACGGCGCGACAAGCCCCCACCGGCGGCCGGGCGATTCGACGACGCTGCGCAGGGGCGGGGGCGCAGCCCCGGGAACGCGGGGAGCTGTAAAGGGGCGCGGGGAACGGCGCGCCCGGCCCCCACTGGCGGTCGGGCGATTCGACGACGGTGCGCAGGGGTGGGGGCGCAGCCCCGGAACGCCGGGGGTTGCAAAGGGGCGCGGGGAACGGCGCGACAAGCCCCCACCGGCGGCCGGACGAATCGACGACGGGGCGCAGGGGCGGGGGCGCAGCCCCGGGGACGTCGGTTGCCGCTCAGGCCCCCCGACCCCCCGACCCCCCGGCCCCCTAGGATCACGAACGTGCCCCGACCCCCCGGCATCACCCCCCTCACCCTGGCCCGCTCCCTCTGCCTCACCCTCGTCCTCGGCCTCACCGCCTGCGGCGGAGAAGGCGTGCACGGCAAGCCCGGCGCGGCCGGCGTCCACGACCCGTACTTCCCGAAGTCGGGCAACGGCGGCTACGACGTCACGCACTACGGCCTGACCCTGTCCTACGACCCCCGCGGCAAGCGCCTCACGGGGACGGCCGACATCACCGCGCGGGCCCTCCAGAACCTCAGCGCCTTCCACCTCGACCTGCTGGGAATGAACGTCTCCGACGTCACCGTCGAGGGGCGGAAGGCCCGTTGGAGCCGCGCCGGCCAGGAACTGACCGTGCGCCCCGCCGACGACCTCGACAAGGGGCGCACCTTCCGGGCGACCGTCCGCTTCTCCGGCAGCCCCCGGACGATCACCGACCCGGACGGTTCCAAGGAAGGCTGGCTGCGCACCGCCGACGGCGCCCTCGGCCTCGGCGAGCCGACGGGTTCGATGGCCTGGTTCCCCGGCGACCACCACCCCTCCGACAAGGCGTCCTACGACGTCCGCGTCAGCGTCCCCGAGGGCCTCCAGGCCGTCTCCAACGGGGAGTTGAGGAGCGAGACGACCAGCGGGGGCCGTACCACCTACGCCTGGCACACGGCCGAACCGATGGCGAGCTATGTCGCCACCCTCGCGATCGGCCACTACGACATCACCCGCTCCACGACGAAGAAGGGGCTGCCCGTCTACGTGGCGGTCGACCCCACCCAGGCCAAGGCGAGCAGAAAGGTGCTCGCGGGCATCCCCGGGATCATCGACTGGGAGGCGTACAACTTCGGCCCGTACCCCTTTTCGTCCACCGGCGCGATCGTGGACCGCGCCGACGACGCCGGCTACGCCCTGGAGACCCAGAACCGCCCCGTCTTCCCCGGCGCCCCCGACACCGCGACCCTCGTCCACGAACTGGCCCACCAGTGGTTCGGCGACTCGGTCACCCCGAAGTCCTGGCGCGACATGTGGCTCAACGAGGGCTTCGCCACGTACGCCGAGTGGCTGTGGCAGGAGGACCACGACGGCGAGAGCGCCGACGAGATCTTCCACGCGCTCTACAAGGGCGACTACTACGAACCGGCCGACAACAGCGAGATCTGGGCCTTCCCGCCCGCCGACCCGCCGGACGCCGCGCACATCTCCGACCCGCCCGTCTACTACCGGGGAGCGATGGTCCTGCACAAGATCCGCCGGCTGGTCGGCGACGACGCCTTCTACGACATCGTCCAGGGCTGGGCCGCCACGCACCGCCACCGGAACGCCGACACCGCCGACTTCACCGCCTACGTCGAGAAGTCGGCGCCGGACAAGGACTTCAGCGGGATCTGGGACCACTGGCTGCACGGCGAGGGCCGGCCGGACCACCCGTGAGCGCGGCGGACACGCGAGGAGCCCCCGGCCGCCGGCCGGGGGCTCCTCGCGTCGTGCGTCGGGATCAGACGTTGACGCCGAAGTCCTGCGCGATGCCGACGAGGCCCGAGGCGTAGCCCTGGCCGACCGCGCGGAACTTCCACTCCGCGCCGTTGCGGTAGAGCTCGCCGAAGACCATGGCGGTCTCGGTCGCCGCGTCCTCGGAGAGGTCGTAGCGGGCGATCTCGGCGCCGCCGGCCTGGTTCACGATGCGGATGTACGCGTTGCGGACCTGGCCGAAGTTCTGCGAGCGGGTCTCCGCGTCGTAGATCGAGACCGGGAAGACGATCTTCTCGACGTCGGCGGGCAGGCCCGCCAGGTTGACGTTGATCGCCTCGTCGTCGCCCGCGCCCTCGCCCGTCCGGTTGTCACCGGTGTGGACGATGGTCTGGTCCGGGGTCTGCTTGTTGTTGAAGAAGATGAAGTGGCCCTCTGAGTAGACCTTGCCCTCGGGGTTGACCGCGATGGCCGAGGCGTCGAGGTCGAAGTCGGTGCCCGTGGTGGTGCGGACATCCCAGCCGAGGCCCACGGTGACGGCGGTCAGGCCCGGAGCCTCCTTGGTGAGCGAGACGTTGCCACCCTTGGACAGGCTTACAGCCATTGTTGGGAGTCCCTTCCCTCGTTGCGTACGGGCTTCGTACTGAGGACGAAGCTACCGTCACCTCTATGAACGCCAAGGGGGGTCCCATAGGTTCCGCCTGTCTTTACTTTCTTTGCCAAAGTGTTCCGGGGCACTCGAACGGCCGCTGAAAACGGGGTGACGCGGACCGGCCGGGCACGGGACCATGGACCCATGTCCGGTCCCTATGTCATCCGCGGCTCCGTCTCCCTGCCCGAGGCCGAGCTGATGTGGCGTTTCTCGCGCTCCGGCGGCCCGGGCGGGCAGCACGTCAACACCAGCGACTCGCAGGTCGAGCTGCGCTTCGACCTAGCGAACACCGAGGCGCTGCCGCCTGTCTGGAAGGACCGCGCGCTCGCCAGGCTGGAGGGGCGCCTCGTGGACGGGGTCGTCAGCGTCCGGTCCTCCGAGCACCGCTCCCAGTGGCGCAACCGCGAGACGGCCGCCGTGCGCCTCGCGTCGCTGCTCGCCGAGGCGACCGCCCCGCCGCCCAAGCCGCGCCGCGCCACCCGCATCCCGCGGGGCATCAACGAACGGCGGCTGCGCGAGAAGAAGCAGCGCTCCGACACCAAGCGCGGCCGCACCGGCCGCGACTGGGGATGACTGAGGACGACTGGGATAGGGCCGGGGCCGCGCGGGCTCGCCGGGGCCGTCAGCCCAGGTGCCGGTAGCGGCCCTTGAAGTAGGTCAGCGGGCCGCCGTCCTCGCTCGGCACCCGGGCGGTCAGGACGCGGCCGATGACGAGGACGTGGTCGCCCGCGGTCACCCGCTGCTCGGTGCGGCACTCCAGGGTCGCCAGCGAACCGCCCACCAGCAGGGCCCCGGACGCCTCGCCGCGCACGTACGGGATGTCCTCGAACAGGAGCCGGTCGCTGATGCGGCCCTTCATCGCGAAGCGGCCCGCGATGTGACGCTGGCTCTCCGAGAGGACGGACACCCCCCACAGGGGCTGTTCGTCGAGCAGATCGTCCATCCGGGAGCCCTCGCGCAGGCTGACCATGACGAGCGGCGGGTCCAGGGACACGGACATGAAGGCCGTCGCGGTCATGCCGACGTCCTCGCCGCGCGGCCCGTCGGCGGCCAGCGCGGGCTCGTACGCGGTCACCAGGACCACACCCGCGGCCAGCCGGGACATGGCGGCGCGGAACTCGTCGTTGCTCACCCCCTCAGCATGCACGGGCGGGGTGGGCGGAGCGGCAGCGGGAGTCGTGAGCACGCCGAAACGCTAGTCTCCGCACCTGGGACCGCACATCGGACCTCTGCCCGAACCGGGACCTAGGTCCGGGGGCGGAGGGGAGCGGAGGGGAGGGGGCGTGCGAGGGGAAGACGGGGCCTGGAGGCCGTACGCTCAGGCCTGTTCATCCAGCGGGCACAAGCGTGCACAGGGTCTGCACACCAGACCGACAATGCGGTCGATAAACGGGCGCTGAAATGCAGAAACTCCACTCAATTGCTCATCTTCCGCTGTGACTTGAGTCACAGGAGCCATATTTTGTTGACCCTGTGTACCGAGTGGGGAGCGCGCTGTGATTCAGTGGCGGAGACGCCATGCAGGAAGCTACCAAGCAGTACGCCGTGAGGGTCCTCACGGCGAGCACCGCCCGGTCGCCAAGGCCGTAGTCAGCAGAGCACCGAAGAGCACCTGGGTACGCCGAGAGAACCCTGGAGTTGCTGCGAGGTCTCGAGGGGAGGGCGAATGGAGACCGAGTCGGAGCCCTACGTCCGTCTTGCGACCCTGCGGCAGCTGCACCAGGTGATGGCGGACATGAACACCGCCCGCAGCCTGGCCGACACGCTGCAGACCGTCGCCGACGGCGTGGTCACCGGGCTCGGCTACGAGCTGGCCTGCGTCAACCTCGTACGCCCCGACGGCGACCTCGTCGTCGCCGCCCTGGCGGGCAACTCCGCCGCCGAGGCCCTCATCACCGGCCGCGTCGGCTCCCGCACCTCCTGGGAGCGCCGGCTCACCATGGGCGAGGGCTGGGGCGACCTGCGGTTCATACCGCACACCGAGGGCTGGGTCCTGGACGAGGACGACGTGCCCCAGTGGTACACGGACGGTCCCGCACCGCGCTTCGAGGACGAGTGGCACCCCTCCGACCGCCTCTTCGCGCCGATGTACACCCCGAGCGTCTCCGGCGGCCACGGCGAGCTGATCGGCGTCCTGTCCGTGGACCGGCCGCGCAACGGCCGGCGGCCCGGCGCCTGGGGCCGCGAGGCCCTCCAGATGTACGCCTTCCAGGCCGCCATCGCGATCAGCAACGCACGGCTGCGCGCCAACATGCAGCGCGCCCTGGTCCGCCTGGAGCGCGAGCAGCAGGCCCTGCGCGCCAGCGAGGAGTCCTTCCGGCAGGCTTTCGAGTACGCGCCCTCCGGCATGGCGATCGCCGAGATGGGCGGTGACCAGCACGGGCGCATCCTGCGCACCAACGACGCCCTGTGCCGGCTGCTCGGGCGGCCCGCCTCCGCGATGCGCCGCTACTCCTTCTCCGACCTCGTGCACCCCGAGGACATCGGCACCCTGCTGCGCACCTCCGCCGAGGGCGGCCGGGCCGAGCTGCGGCTCGGGCGCCGCGACGGCACCTATGTCTGGGTCCACCTGCGCAACTCCGTCGTCGCGGACGCCGCCGACGGCCCGCGCTTCCTGCTCACCCACGTCGAGGACATAGAGGAGCGCAAGCGCCGGGAGCTCCAGCTCGCGCACCGCGCCTCGCACGACGCGCTGACCGGTCTGCCCAACTCCGCCGAACTGCGCTCCCGGCTCAGCTCCCGTCTCTGCGCCCGCCCGCAGTCCCTGCCGCCCGGCGCGGTCGCCTCACTGGACGCGGCCTACGGGCACGGGGACTTCGCGGAGCTGCCGGGCGCCGCCCACGACGGCCACCCCGCCTTCGACGGGAACGGGCACGGTTTCGACTTCCGGTCCGCCTCCGAGGCCTTCGACGCCTTCGACCACCACGTGCACACCATCGCCCCCGAGGGGGAGACGGACGACGGCACGAAGGGTCTCGCGGTGCTCTTCTGCGACCTCGACGGCTTCAAGTCGATCAACGACCGGTTCGGGCACAACGCGGGGGACGAGGTGCTCATCGAGGTCGCCCGCCGGCTGACCCACGGCGTCCGTGACGGCGACACGGTGGCCCGGCTCGGCGGCGACGAGTTCGTGGTCCTCGCCGACGGTCTCGGCCGGGCGGACGCCCAGGACCTCGCGGTCCGGCTGCGGAACGCGATCATCCCGCCCATCAGGGTCGACGGGCGGGCCGTGCGGGTCGGCGCCAGCTTCGGCATCGGGTGGGCACACTGCGGCATGACGGCGGACGAAGTGTTGAAATCCGCTGACGAGCGGATGTACGTCGAGAAACGATCACGTCCGAAACAACACAGGCGCGCGGGATAGCCCCAGGTCAGTGAGTCGGTGTGGTGAAGGCCCCCCGTTTGGCCCAGCGGGAGCGGGTAGGCTCGCCATTCATTCACGTACCGCATCTGAACCGCACCCGCTGAGGAGACCAAGGGATGACGCCCGGCAACAACGGCGCGAGCACGCCCGAGGACGACGACCCGTTCGGCTATCTGTACGCCGACGGTCAGGCCAACGGAGCCACCCCGCCGTCCGGAGGAGGTGGTGGCTACGGCTACCCCGGTTCGGTCAACCGGGTGCGGGCCGTCGGCGAGCGCCAGTACGGCCAGCAGCAGACCGCCCAGGGCCCCTACGGCCAGCCGAACGCCCCGACCGCCCCGTACGGCCAGGTGCCGCAGCAGCAGGGCTACAACCAGCCGAACGCGCACTACGCGGCCCCCGAGACCGTTCCGGGCGGACCCGTCACGACGCGCTCGCCCATGCCCGGTCACGGTGACGGCGGCGGGCGCGCCGGCGGCCCGAACACCAAGGGCCTCCTCATCGGCGCGATCGCCGTGGTCGCCGCCGTCGTGATCGGCATCGGCGTCGCCATGCTCGGTGGCGGCGGGGACGACGACAAGAACGACGCGGCGGCGGACCCCACCTCCACGGCCTCGCAGAGCGCCTCTCCGAGCCAGTCGGCGTCCAAGGCGCCGGGCGGTGCCATGGACCCGAAGGAGATCGACGCCAAGGCGTTGAACCTCGGCACCGGCGTGAGCACCGCCTCCGACGTCAAGGGCGCCCAGTCCGACGGCGGGGTCTACGTGGCCGGCCTGAACAGCCCGGGTGCCTCGGTCACCTGGACGGTCGACGGCGTCCCCAGCGACGGCGTCTACACCCTCTTCGCGCGCTACAGCGTGCCCGGCGCCGACCAGTCGATGACACTCACCGTCAATGGCAAGACCTTCGGCTCCAAGCTCAGCATGAAGAACTACGCGGACGCCGCCGACGGCGACTTCGCCAAGGGCTGGACGAAGACGTACGCCTGGCCCAGCCTCAACAAGGGCACCAACACGATCACCCTCTCCTGCGGGGACGGCGACAGCTGCAACGTGCTGCTCGACCAGTTCTCGCTGAAGAAGGGCCAGGTCAAGGACTAGGTTCCGGCCCGGACACCCGGGCCGCGAGCACCGGCCCCTGGGCCGCAGGAGAGGCCGCGCGGCTACGCCGCCGCGGCCTCCGTCGTGACCGTGACCCTGTCCAGCAGGCTCTCGTACAGCGGGCGGTCGAACTCGCCCGCCGTGGGGGCCGCGACCGTCGCCGCCGACAGGGCGACCGCGCGGGCCAGCCGGTCCGGCCAGGGCAACTTCTCGACCAGACCCGACAGCAGGCCCGCGACCGCCGAGTCGCCCGCGCCGGTCGGGTTCCCGTGGGCGCGCACGGGCGGCCTGGCCCGCCAGTGGCCGTCCGGGGTGTGCGCCAGGAGGCCCTCCGGGCCGAGGGAGGCCACCACCGCGTACGCGCCGCGCCTGCGGACGTTGCGGGCGGCCTGCAACGGCTCGTGGGAGCCGGTGAGTTCGGCGAGCTCGTCGGCGTTCGGCTTGACGATGTCGGGGCGGGCCGCGACGCCCCGGCGCAGCGGCTCGCCGCTCGTGTCGAGGAGCACCGGGACGGCCAGGGCGCGTGCGGTGCGCACGAGTTGGGCGTAGGCGCCGACCGGGACCCCGGGCGGCAGGCTGCCGCACAGGGCCACCGCGGAGGCCGAGCGCAGCAGCCGCTCGTACGTCTCCTGGAGGGCCGCCCACTCGGCGGGGGTGATCTCCGGTCCCGGTTCGTTGAGCTGAGTCGTGTCACCGGTCGTCGTGTCGACCACGGCTATGGTGCGGCGCGTCGCTCCGGCGACCGGGACGAGCGCGTCCTCGACCCGGGGTGTCCCGGCGAGCAGCTCGCCCACCTGACGGCCGGTCGCGCCGCCCGTGAACCCGGTGACCGTCACCTCGTGGCCGAGCGCGGCGAGCACGCGGCCGACGTTCAGGCCCTTGCCGCCCGGGCGTTCGGTCACCTCGCTCACCCGGTGCGAGGCGTGCGGGCGCAGGGACCGCACCTTGTAGGTGATGTCGAGAGCGGTGTTCAGCGTGACCGTGAGGATCACCTGCGACGACCTCCCCCGAGAGTGGTGTGACGTGGGCGCGCCGGCTGGGCGCCCGCCGGTGGTTCCGGAGGCACGATCATGCCAAAGACAACGGCGGTCGGCCCAGTCCCCGGGCCGACCGCCGTGCCACAACAAAGGGGCGAATCACCCCAGTTGGGGATCGACCACCCACGCGCCGCCGCGCATCACGCCCTTGAGCGCGAAGTCCGCGTCGAGCACCACGAGGTCCGCGTCCTTGCCGGGCTCCAGGGACCCCTTGCGGTCGTACAGGCCCAGCAGGCGGGCCGGGTTGGCCGAGATGGCCTCCACGACGTCGTCGACCGGCAGCCGGTCGACGGTGACCGCGCGCTGGAAGGCGCGGTCGAGGGTAAGCGTGGAGCCCGCGATCGAACCGCCCTCCACCAGGCGGGCGACGCCGTCCGCGACCTCGACCTCCAGCGGGCCGAGCATGTAGCGCCCGTCGCCGAAGCCGGCCGCGTCCATCGCGTCGGTGATCAACGCGACCCGTCCGGCGCCCGCGTGGTGGAACGCCAGCTCCAGCGAGGCGGGGTGCAGGTGCGTGCCGTCGTTGATCAGCTCGACGGTGACCCGCTCGTCCTCCAGGAGGGCGGCGATCGGGCCCGGCGCGCGGTGCCCGAGCGGCGGCATCGCGTTGAACAGGTGGGTCGCCACGGTCGCGCCCGCGTCGATGGCCGCCTGCGTCTGCTCGTACGTCGCGTCGGTGTGGCCGATCGCCGCGATCACGCCGTGCTCGGCGAGCAGCCGCACGGAGTCGAGGCC
The window above is part of the Streptomyces sp. NBC_01428 genome. Proteins encoded here:
- the cdgB gene encoding diguanylate cyclase CdgB, translating into METESEPYVRLATLRQLHQVMADMNTARSLADTLQTVADGVVTGLGYELACVNLVRPDGDLVVAALAGNSAAEALITGRVGSRTSWERRLTMGEGWGDLRFIPHTEGWVLDEDDVPQWYTDGPAPRFEDEWHPSDRLFAPMYTPSVSGGHGELIGVLSVDRPRNGRRPGAWGREALQMYAFQAAIAISNARLRANMQRALVRLEREQQALRASEESFRQAFEYAPSGMAIAEMGGDQHGRILRTNDALCRLLGRPASAMRRYSFSDLVHPEDIGTLLRTSAEGGRAELRLGRRDGTYVWVHLRNSVVADAADGPRFLLTHVEDIEERKRRELQLAHRASHDALTGLPNSAELRSRLSSRLCARPQSLPPGAVASLDAAYGHGDFAELPGAAHDGHPAFDGNGHGFDFRSASEAFDAFDHHVHTIAPEGETDDGTKGLAVLFCDLDGFKSINDRFGHNAGDEVLIEVARRLTHGVRDGDTVARLGGDEFVVLADGLGRADAQDLAVRLRNAIIPPIRVDGRAVRVGASFGIGWAHCGMTADEVLKSADERMYVEKRSRPKQHRRAG
- the nagA gene encoding N-acetylglucosamine-6-phosphate deacetylase, whose product is MAPSKVLAGARVVLPTGTVPEGRVIVDGARIGGSAPADADVVDLSGHWLVPGFVDIHNHGGGGASFTSGTVEDVLKGIHTHRLHGTTTVVASTVTGDMDGLAQRAGLLSELAEQGDLAGIHFEGPFISPCRKGAHSEELLRDPDPADVRKLIDAARGHAKMVTLATELPGGLDSVRLLAEHGVIAAIGHTDATYEQTQAAIDAGATVATHLFNAMPPLGHRAPGPIAALLEDERVTVELINDGTHLHPASLELAFHHAGAGRVALITDAMDAAGFGDGRYMLGPLEVEVADGVARLVEGGSIAGSTLTLDRAFQRAVTVDRLPVDDVVEAISANPARLLGLYDRKGSLEPGKDADLVVLDADFALKGVMRGGAWVVDPQLG
- a CDS encoding TerD family protein, with protein sequence MAVSLSKGGNVSLTKEAPGLTAVTVGLGWDVRTTTGTDFDLDASAIAVNPEGKVYSEGHFIFFNNKQTPDQTIVHTGDNRTGEGAGDDEAINVNLAGLPADVEKIVFPVSIYDAETRSQNFGQVRNAYIRIVNQAGGAEIARYDLSEDAATETAMVFGELYRNGAEWKFRAVGQGYASGLVGIAQDFGVNV
- a CDS encoding M1 family metallopeptidase; this translates as MPRPPGITPLTLARSLCLTLVLGLTACGGEGVHGKPGAAGVHDPYFPKSGNGGYDVTHYGLTLSYDPRGKRLTGTADITARALQNLSAFHLDLLGMNVSDVTVEGRKARWSRAGQELTVRPADDLDKGRTFRATVRFSGSPRTITDPDGSKEGWLRTADGALGLGEPTGSMAWFPGDHHPSDKASYDVRVSVPEGLQAVSNGELRSETTSGGRTTYAWHTAEPMASYVATLAIGHYDITRSTTKKGLPVYVAVDPTQAKASRKVLAGIPGIIDWEAYNFGPYPFSSTGAIVDRADDAGYALETQNRPVFPGAPDTATLVHELAHQWFGDSVTPKSWRDMWLNEGFATYAEWLWQEDHDGESADEIFHALYKGDYYEPADNSEIWAFPPADPPDAAHISDPPVYYRGAMVLHKIRRLVGDDAFYDIVQGWAATHRHRNADTADFTAYVEKSAPDKDFSGIWDHWLHGEGRPDHP
- a CDS encoding 1-phosphofructokinase family hexose kinase produces the protein MILTVTLNTALDITYKVRSLRPHASHRVSEVTERPGGKGLNVGRVLAALGHEVTVTGFTGGATGRQVGELLAGTPRVEDALVPVAGATRRTIAVVDTTTGDTTQLNEPGPEITPAEWAALQETYERLLRSASAVALCGSLPPGVPVGAYAQLVRTARALAVPVLLDTSGEPLRRGVAARPDIVKPNADELAELTGSHEPLQAARNVRRRGAYAVVASLGPEGLLAHTPDGHWRARPPVRAHGNPTGAGDSAVAGLLSGLVEKLPWPDRLARAVALSAATVAAPTAGEFDRPLYESLLDRVTVTTEAAAA
- a CDS encoding flavin reductase family protein, with translation MSNDEFRAAMSRLAAGVVLVTAYEPALAADGPRGEDVGMTATAFMSVSLDPPLVMVSLREGSRMDDLLDEQPLWGVSVLSESQRHIAGRFAMKGRISDRLLFEDIPYVRGEASGALLVGGSLATLECRTEQRVTAGDHVLVIGRVLTARVPSEDGGPLTYFKGRYRHLG
- the arfB gene encoding alternative ribosome rescue aminoacyl-tRNA hydrolase ArfB, translating into MSGPYVIRGSVSLPEAELMWRFSRSGGPGGQHVNTSDSQVELRFDLANTEALPPVWKDRALARLEGRLVDGVVSVRSSEHRSQWRNRETAAVRLASLLAEATAPPPKPRRATRIPRGINERRLREKKQRSDTKRGRTGRDWG
- a CDS encoding carbohydrate-binding protein, yielding MTPGNNGASTPEDDDPFGYLYADGQANGATPPSGGGGGYGYPGSVNRVRAVGERQYGQQQTAQGPYGQPNAPTAPYGQVPQQQGYNQPNAHYAAPETVPGGPVTTRSPMPGHGDGGGRAGGPNTKGLLIGAIAVVAAVVIGIGVAMLGGGGDDDKNDAAADPTSTASQSASPSQSASKAPGGAMDPKEIDAKALNLGTGVSTASDVKGAQSDGGVYVAGLNSPGASVTWTVDGVPSDGVYTLFARYSVPGADQSMTLTVNGKTFGSKLSMKNYADAADGDFAKGWTKTYAWPSLNKGTNTITLSCGDGDSCNVLLDQFSLKKGQVKD